AATAAGGATATCAAATATTGATAACACCCCAAATGGTTTTAAAAATAATATAGAATTGTATGGGATACCTGATGTTAGAAATTTTATTGATAAAGAAGAAACACTCTGGGATGTTATTCTTAGAAATGTTTCGCTTTATGATTTTGAAGTTGATATTACGTTGCATAAGATAGAGCAAAACAATCTTTTAGAATCAATTAAGCGCTTTCAAAAAATAATTAAGAGCGTTTCGCCGCGAACAGAAGCACAAAAAGGGAAATTCGCAGGCATGGGTAGAGCAAGAACAGAAATTGATCAGGAGGCTCGATTTGCAGTAGAATTTTTTAAAACACACTTAAGACGATTGATAGATGGCAATGTTTCTGGATTGTGGAATACAAAAATTAAAATTTCTTCTGATGAAAAAGAGAATTGTGATAATATCGCCAGTTTGTTTTCTTCTTTAACCAGTCCTCGTGATGAATATTTATATCCAGTATCTTCTATTAAAAAAGACCCTTTAGAAAGAATTAGCTATAAGGGGAGTTTAGCTGTTAAAAAAGGAATTTTTTCTGACGTAGAAAAAGGAAAGGAGGAGTATAGTCAAACATTATCCTCTTGTATTACATCTTTTGAAGCTGCCAGCATTATTGCTTTTCCTCAAAATGAAATCCCAGGATTTAAAGTCAAACAACCTGTTATGTTTGGTGGGGCAATGGCAGAGCAAAAAGAAGGAAGAAACATCTCCTTAGGCAACCTTGTTTTGTTTAAAGAAACTGCAGTAAAAGAGCAAATCCCCATAAATAATTTTGTTAAACACTGTTTAATAGTAGGTACAACGGGAATGGGTAAAACACTGACAGCAAAGCATATTTTATCCCAAATACATCAAGAAAAGATTCCATTCCTTATCATCGAACCCGCAAAATTAGAATATCGTTCAATAAAACAATTTCTTTCTTCTATATATACTGTGGGTTGTGAAAGTCCTGTAGGCAAAGAAAATAAATCTCCAATGAGAATTAATCCTTTTGATTTTCCCTCAGAATTAGGTGTTCAAACTCATATAGACCTTTTAAAATCTGTTTTCAACGCAAGTTTTCCTATGTATGGTCCAATGCCTTATATTTTAGAAGTGGCTATAAATAATATCTATAAAAAAATGGGATGGGACCTGAAAAGCGGGAAAAATGTATATATTATGGAGTTAGAAAAAAAGAATATGGATGATGAAGTTAAGAAGTCCGATTTTTATCCTACTTTACAGGACCTTCACGAAGAAATAGAATCCGTAATGCAAAAAACTGAATATTCACAAGATTTGACTAGCGATATCAAAGGTGCATTGAGAGTCAGGATAGGAAGTTTGATGGAAGGAGCCAAAGGGTATCTTTTTAACGTACGCAAATCTAAACCTACAATTGAAGAATTGCTCTCTAAGTCAACTCTTTTAGAACTACAATATTTAGGGGATGACGAAGAAAAAACTTTTTTCATAGGACTCATCTTAGCAAGGATATACGAACATTATTTAGCAAAAAATGAATTTCCAGGCAAGCTTAAACACATTACACTCATCGAAGAAGCTCATCGTCTCCTAAAAAATCAACCAGACAACGTTTCAATGGAATTAGCAAATGTTAAAGCGAAAGCTCTTGAAACATTTAATAATATATTAGCAGAAACTCGTGGATACGGAGAAGGATTAATTATAGCGGAACAGATTCCTACTAAATTATCTCCTGACACTATAAAGAATACAAGTATGAAAATTATTCACAGATTATATTCAAAAGATGACAGAGAGATTATTGGTGATTCCATTGGGTTGAACGATGAACAAAAAACAGAACTTATTTATTTAGAACCGGGAGAAGCAGTGGTTTTTCATGAAGGGATAAATCAACCTTTGAGAGTTAAAATAGAAAACCGTGAAGATTTAAAACCAACAAGCGTTGAGGATAATAGTATAAAATCCTTACAAATAGCTGAACCATATATTGCTTTTTTGATAGAAAATAGAGATTTTATAACTCTGATTCATAAAATAATAAATACATTTTTTGTGGAGGAAAATCTAAAAGAAGCTGGTTTGACATTAATAAGACAAGAAAGGGATAAGACGTTGGAATACGTATTAAAATCTTTAGGATTAAAGGTGACAGATGATAACTTACGAAATACTATCATACAAGAAGCAACTACAAGAGTAGTAAATCATTATTTGAAAGAAATTGAAAGTAAAATTGAGAAAGGTTTTATAGCAAAACTTAGATTACAGAAAATAGTCCAAGAATGTTTATTATTGGTTATGGTACACAATGGAGAGTTAAGCAAGGACAACACTTTAAATGCCATTAAAAGGTTACAAGAAAATTATTTTGAAATATTTCTTAACAGCAATAAACCTTACAAATCTTGCAAAAACTGTCAAAAAAGTTGTGTATATTTACCATTAATAGACAACATTTTGAATAACAAACTAACTGCAAATGACTTAATTTATGAAACTAATGAGAGAGCAAGAAAAGGATACATATTGCCAGGTGATACTCAATTAGATGATATGGCTAAAATGTTGAGAGACAAAGATATTTTAATATTTCAGGATATCATCAGTTTTCAGACATCAAAAAATTTAATAATATGTATTTTTGCAAATCAATATAAAGACAACAAAGATGAAATTGATAAATTGATTGGCATAATAGAGCTTCCTGAGGAACAAATTGATATTATTCAAAATAGAGAAAACGGTTCTGATGATGAGTGTTTAGAGGAAGTTAAGGAAGCGAAACACTGTTTTCAGGAAATGTTGGAATCAATAAATAATATTGCAAATAAAACTAAATTAAATAATATAAGCTTAATAAACAGAAAACTTTCCTGGGTACTGTTACTTATAAGTATGATTCTTGCTTTTCTTCTTTGGTCAAAATATTGTGGCTAAAAACTTTTCTATTTTGATTTTTCACGATATACAAGAAATATGATATAGAAATAGAGTATATTGAAGTGAAATCCAGAGAAGAAGAATCTCCTGAACTTATAACCATAACAGGGGCACAGTGGCAATCTGCAAGCAGTCTTTTTGATCAAGGAGAGGGAGATAAGTATTCTATTTATATTGTTGAGAACGCAGGTAAAACAAATGCAACAGTTAAAAAAATACAAAATCCAGTAAAAAAATGGCGAGAAGGAAAGTTATATGCCCATCCT
This is a stretch of genomic DNA from bacterium. It encodes these proteins:
- a CDS encoding ATP-binding protein, which encodes MRKQIRILQGPKLTKLKKYKYVDYDFQESYFEIPEIIERANAFIIALYNINALNEVVFKVRVISQTIEFLIEYSSCFEENINSILEKHFPAIRISNIDNTPNGFKNNIELYGIPDVRNFIDKEETLWDVILRNVSLYDFEVDITLHKIEQNNLLESIKRFQKIIKSVSPRTEAQKGKFAGMGRARTEIDQEARFAVEFFKTHLRRLIDGNVSGLWNTKIKISSDEKENCDNIASLFSSLTSPRDEYLYPVSSIKKDPLERISYKGSLAVKKGIFSDVEKGKEEYSQTLSSCITSFEAASIIAFPQNEIPGFKVKQPVMFGGAMAEQKEGRNISLGNLVLFKETAVKEQIPINNFVKHCLIVGTTGMGKTLTAKHILSQIHQEKIPFLIIEPAKLEYRSIKQFLSSIYTVGCESPVGKENKSPMRINPFDFPSELGVQTHIDLLKSVFNASFPMYGPMPYILEVAINNIYKKMGWDLKSGKNVYIMELEKKNMDDEVKKSDFYPTLQDLHEEIESVMQKTEYSQDLTSDIKGALRVRIGSLMEGAKGYLFNVRKSKPTIEELLSKSTLLELQYLGDDEEKTFFIGLILARIYEHYLAKNEFPGKLKHITLIEEAHRLLKNQPDNVSMELANVKAKALETFNNILAETRGYGEGLIIAEQIPTKLSPDTIKNTSMKIIHRLYSKDDREIIGDSIGLNDEQKTELIYLEPGEAVVFHEGINQPLRVKIENREDLKPTSVEDNSIKSLQIAEPYIAFLIENRDFITLIHKIINTFFVEENLKEAGLTLIRQERDKTLEYVLKSLGLKVTDDNLRNTIIQEATTRVVNHYLKEIESKIEKGFIAKLRLQKIVQECLLLVMVHNGELSKDNTLNAIKRLQENYFEIFLNSNKPYKSCKNCQKSCVYLPLIDNILNNKLTANDLIYETNERARKGYILPGDTQLDDMAKMLRDKDILIFQDIISFQTSKNLIICIFANQYKDNKDEIDKLIGIIELPEEQIDIIQNRENGSDDECLEEVKEAKHCFQEMLESINNIANKTKLNNISLINRKLSWVLLLISMILAFLLWSKYCG